The following are from one region of the Phyllostomus discolor isolate MPI-MPIP mPhyDis1 chromosome 9, mPhyDis1.pri.v3, whole genome shotgun sequence genome:
- the BPIFB6 gene encoding BPI fold-containing family B member 6 → MLRVLCLALCGLLTHAWAEPGALLRLGMDIMNHEVQSAMDESHILEKMAAEAGKKRPGVKPIKGITDMKVKDVKLPVITLNFTPGVGIFQCVSTGMTITGKSFIGKNMEIIVVVNITATNRILQNEETGLPTFKSEGCEVILVSVKTNLPSNMMPNVINKFLDSTLHKVLPGLMCPAIDAVLLYVNRKWANLNAPMPIGQMGTVKYILTSMPTTTASYIQVDFSPVVQQQGGNAIQLADAGEAPEFPEDYVEGSSQLLLSAALLTAELALLQKSFDLNTQDRRAGKLPSQTTKTLAGFIPEVAEAYPKPRPLVTRVRINKAPKVTMETGESLLHLHGTLEMLAARRRRGKAPVSLFLLEVHFKLKIQYSVHENRLQMTTSLDRSLSLSRKSSSIGAFSEKQVTGFIADFLQEAYVPAVNDVLQVGLPLPDFLGMNYNLAELDIIKNALVMDLKLD, encoded by the exons ATGCTGCGGGTCCTGTGCCTGGCGCTCTGCGGCCTACTGACCCACGCATGGGCTGAGCCTGGGGCACTGCTGAGGCTGGGCATGGACATCATGAACCACG AGGTCCAGAGTGCCATGGACGAGAGTCATATCCTGGAGAAGATGGCGGCTGAGGCTGGCAAGAAACGTCCGGGGGTGAAACCCATCAAGGGCATCActga TATGAAGGTCAAGGATGTGAAGCTGCCTGTCATCACACTGAACTTCACCCCAGGGGTGGGCATCTTCCAGTGTGTGTCCACAGGCATGACCATCACTGGCAAGAG CTTCATAGGCAAGAACATGGAGATCATCGTGGTCGTGAACATCACAGCCACCAACCGGATTCTGCAGAATGAGGAGACGGGCCTCCCCACGTTCAAGAGCGAGGGCTGTGAGGTCATCCTGGTCAGCGTGAAGACCAACCTGCCCAGCAA CATGATGCCTAATGTTATCAACAAGTTCCTGGACAGCACCCTGCACAAAGTTCTCCCTGGCCTG ATGTGTCCAGCCATTGATGCGGTCCTGCTGTACGTGAACAGGAAGTGGGCCAACCTGAATG CCCCCATGCCCATAGGCCAGATGGGCACCGTGAAGTATATCCTGACATCCATGCCAACCACCACAGCCAGCTACATCCAAGTGGACTTCAGT CCTGTGGTGCAGCAGCAAGGGGGCAATGCCATCCAGCTTGCTGATGCCGGGGAGGCCCCCGAGTTCCCCGAGGACTACGTTGAAGGCTCTTCACAGCTGCTGCTCTCGGCTGCCCTCCTCACAGCAGAGCTTGCCCTTCTACAGAAGTCCTTTGACTTGAACACCCAGGACAGGAGG GCTGGTAAACTGCCCTCTCAAACCACTAAGACACTGGCTGGCTTCATCCCTGAA GTGGCTGAGGCCTACCCCAAGCCGAGGCCCTTGGTGACTCGGGTAAGGATAAACAAGGCCCCCAAGGTCACCATGGAGACAGGGGAGAGCCTGCTGCACCTCCACGGCACCCTGGAGATGTTGGCTGCTCGGCGGCGGCGGGGCAAGGCTCCCGTGTCCCTCTTTCTCCTGGAAGTT CATTTCAAACTGAAGATTCAGTATTCAGTGCACGAGAACCGGCTGCAGATGACCACCTCCCTGGACAG ATCACTGAGCCTGTCCCGGAAGTCCTCATCGATTGGTGCCTTCAGT gaGAAGCAAGTGACTGGCTTCATCGCCGACTTTCTCCAAGAAGCCTACGTCCCTGCTGTCAACG ATGTGCTCCAAGTCGGGCTTCCACTTCCAGACTTTCTGGGCATGAATTACAACCTGGCAGAGCTGGACATCATCAAG AACGCTCTGGTGATGGACTTGAAGCTGGACTGA